The Sulfurovum sp. UBA12169 genome has a segment encoding these proteins:
- a CDS encoding acetyltransferase (WbbJ; catalyzes the transfer of the O-acetyl moiety to the O antigen; part of the lipopolysaccharide biosynthetic pathway): MRKILLAFFSYLKYRNKKFARIGSNCFFKSIHSQFTNTENITIGNNVYIGKNANFDAAGGIEIGNGVVIAPHVTLYTRTHYYDGPSLEALPFDNKMICSPIVIGDYVWIASDVIILPGVTIGKGAVVGAGAVVSKDIPDYAVAVGNPAKVVKFRDRERFETLLQEQEPFVYNKFGHKKAKITQ; encoded by the coding sequence ATGCGTAAAATTTTACTTGCTTTTTTCTCGTATTTAAAATACAGAAATAAAAAATTTGCCCGCATCGGATCAAATTGTTTTTTTAAATCCATACATTCCCAATTTACAAATACAGAAAATATTACGATAGGCAACAATGTGTATATCGGTAAAAATGCAAATTTTGATGCCGCAGGGGGTATTGAGATCGGAAACGGGGTTGTGATCGCTCCCCATGTGACACTCTATACGCGCACCCATTATTACGATGGTCCGTCACTCGAAGCGCTGCCCTTTGACAATAAAATGATCTGTTCGCCGATCGTCATCGGAGATTACGTATGGATTGCTTCAGATGTGATCATTTTGCCCGGCGTGACGATCGGAAAGGGTGCCGTGGTGGGAGCAGGGGCCGTAGTCTCAAAAGATATTCCCGATTATGCCGTGGCGGTCGGAAATCCTGCAAAAGTGGTTAAATTTCGCGACAGGGAACGTTTTGAAACGCTTCTTCAGGAACAAGAACCCTTCGTATATAACAAATTCGGGCACAAAAAGGCAAAGATAACACAATGA
- a CDS encoding LPS biosynthesis protein WbpP, with the protein MSAFEQLLERFKTEQKTWLVTGNAGFIGSNLTEFLLKHHQKVVGLDNFSTGYQHNIDDVLSSVGVEAAKNFTFIHGDIADFETCQKACEGVDIVLHQAALGSVPRSIADPVTSNRSNVTGFLNILTAAKDAGIKRFVYASSSSVYGDSAELPKVEERTGNLLSPYAVMKMANELYAGVFARTYGIETIGLRYFNVFGRRQDPNGAYAAVIPKWVGSLLSNEEIYINGDGETSRDFTYIDNVIQMNLLAGTTENTKAFGEAFNVAVGGRNTLNELYKIIVDNLSEQFKIQNSKFKIPKGPVYRDFRAGDIRHSNANIAKAQTLVGYAPTHTIEQGMKEAIAWYVKNI; encoded by the coding sequence ATGAGCGCATTTGAACAATTACTCGAACGATTCAAAACGGAGCAGAAAACATGGCTCGTGACCGGTAATGCCGGTTTTATCGGTTCCAACCTGACAGAATTTCTTCTCAAACACCATCAAAAAGTCGTGGGTCTGGATAACTTCTCGACGGGATATCAGCACAATATCGATGATGTGCTCTCTTCTGTCGGAGTCGAAGCGGCGAAAAATTTCACCTTTATTCATGGGGATATCGCCGATTTCGAGACATGCCAAAAAGCCTGCGAAGGGGTTGATATCGTCTTGCATCAGGCGGCTCTAGGATCTGTTCCCCGTTCCATCGCCGATCCCGTCACTTCCAACCGTTCCAATGTTACAGGGTTTCTCAATATACTTACCGCGGCAAAAGATGCGGGGATCAAGCGTTTTGTCTATGCGAGTTCCAGTTCGGTTTATGGCGATTCAGCCGAACTGCCCAAAGTCGAAGAACGCACAGGCAATCTTCTCTCTCCTTATGCGGTCATGAAGATGGCTAACGAGCTCTATGCAGGGGTTTTTGCCCGCACTTACGGTATTGAGACGATAGGGCTGCGCTATTTCAATGTTTTTGGCCGACGCCAGGACCCCAACGGCGCTTATGCGGCCGTCATCCCCAAATGGGTCGGCTCACTGCTTTCAAATGAAGAAATTTACATCAACGGGGACGGAGAAACCAGCCGTGATTTTACCTATATCGACAATGTCATCCAGATGAATCTTCTTGCCGGCACAACAGAAAACACCAAAGCTTTCGGTGAAGCATTCAATGTGGCTGTGGGAGGACGAAATACCCTCAACGAACTCTACAAGATCATCGTTGATAATCTTTCCGAGCAATTCAAAATTCAAAATTCAAAATTCAAAATTCCTAAAGGCCCCGTATACAGGGACTTCAGAGCAGGCGATATCCGCCACTCCAATGCCAATATTGCCAAGGCGCAAACCCTTGTCGGGTATGCTCCCACTCATACGATCGAGCAGGGGATGAAAGAAGCAATTGCGTGGTATGTAAAAAATATATAA